Proteins encoded by one window of Lycium barbarum isolate Lr01 chromosome 11, ASM1917538v2, whole genome shotgun sequence:
- the LOC132618907 gene encoding fasciclin-like arabinogalactan protein 21 gives MASSGCHALFFVILSIILAYTAITTSMHSKSTKNYSNSSQQLIKHSLTMNASKALRNQGFNILATLLQISPEIFLSTPQSTIFAIQDSAISKLSVPSWAMKQLLQYHTSPSRIPFQELLKMSQGSCLMSLLSQKKIAITKVDEKNRFIMINNVSVSHPDLFLEKSLSIHGVTGTFSVLDFHGMDEHMDVIQSPICEETSNTKDLVDWTRIIKLLSSKEYVSFAIELHSVLDGILRDSANLSDVTIFAPPNLGFLSSPSPFLERIVRLHIMPKRYTFMELAFLPDISSIKTLAPGLNVTISKRNFSRILTIDGVEITAPDTFVSKRFVIHGMSRPFELEELSISFR, from the coding sequence ATGGCTAGTTCTGGTTGTCATGCACTTTTCTTCGTAATCCTCTCCATAATCCTAGCATACACAGCAATCACCACAAGCATGCACTCTAAATCAACCAAGAACTACTCAAATTCATCTCAACAACTCATCAAACATTCCCTCACAATGAACGCTTCTAAAGCTCTACGTAATCAAGGTTTCAACATCTTAGCTACTCTCCTTCAAATCTCTCCTGAAATTTTCCTTTCAACTCCTCAATCAACCATTTTCGCCATTCAAGATTCCGCTATTTCTAAACTCTCTGTTCCTTCTTGGGCAATGAAACAGCTTTTACAATACCATACTTCACCTTCAAGAATCCCATTTCAAGAATTGTTGAAAATGTCCCAAGGTAGTTGCTTGATGTCCCTTTTATCTCAGAAAAAAATAGCCATCACCAAAGTTGATGAAAAAAACAGGTTTATTATGATCAACAATGTATCTGTTTCTCATCCTGATTTGTTTCTTGAAAAGAGTCTTTCAATTCATGGAGTTACTGGGACTTTTTCTGTGTTAGATTTTCATGGAATGGATGAACATATGGACGTTATTCAATCACCAATATGTGAAGAAACATCAAACACAAAGGACTTGGTTGATTGGACTAGGATTATTAAGTTGCTAAGCTCAAAGGAATATGTTTCGTTTGCAATTGAATTGCATTCTGTTCTTGATGGGATTCTTCGAGATTCTGCAAATTTGAGTGATGTAACAATCTTTGCTCCTCCAAATTTGGGATTTTTATCATCCCCTTCACCATTTCTTGAAAGAATTGTAAGGCTTCATATAATGCCAAAGAGGTACACTTTTATGGAATTGGCTTTCTTGCCTGATATATCATCCATCAAGACACTGGCTCCAGGCCTAAATGTTACCATTTCTAAGAGAAATTTTTCGCGCATTTTGACAATTGATGGCGTCGAGATCACAGCACCGGATACTTTTGTATCGAAGAGGTTCGTCATCCATGGAATGTCTCGGCCTTTTGAGTTGGAGGAGCTATCCATTTCATTCAGATAA
- the LOC132618942 gene encoding uncharacterized protein LOC132618942, with protein MGRFRFFFSYFLLLGVLYFQEVAEGSTTRSIALAYPRKLMVHRALLSTTSTESNIADAPGENEVEKGPSIGELAPESIEREHHHSDKSVAGGGVIIGGLVTAIFAAVYCYIRVTRKRDGEY; from the coding sequence ATGGGTCGATTCAGATTTTTCTTCTCTTACTTTTTGCTACTAGGGGTCTTGTATTTTCAAGAAGTGGCAGAGGGATCTACAACAAGAAGTATTGCACTAGCATATCCAAGAAAACTGATGGTCCATAGAGCTTTGTTGTCAACAACAAGTACTGAGAGTAACATAGCAGATGCACCTGGTGAAAATGAAGTTGAAAAAGGACCTTCCATTGGAGAATTAGCACCAGAGAGTATTGAAAGAGAGCATCATCATTCAGATAAGTCAGTTGCTGGTGGAGGGGTTATTATTGGTGGTCTTGTTACTGCCATTTTTGCTGCTGTTTATTGCTACATTCGTGTAACTAGAAAGAGAGATGGAGAATATTAA